A single Armatimonadota bacterium DNA region contains:
- a CDS encoding alpha/beta hydrolase, with protein MTVVSAQPKPTTGYAPVNGLKMYYEVHGSGEPVVLLHGAFMTVTNNWDGWIGELAKSRKVIAVEMQGHGRTADTARDMSYENFADDVAALLDHLKVPKADLIGYSMGGAVAMECAIRHPNKVRKAVVVSSTFRPDGMVEGASKAIAGLTADVFKGTPLETDYKKLNPNPDDFPKFVQRLVAMFAKGYDLGADKLKATTAPMFFIFGDADGIRYEHVAEMFRLKGGGTHGDMGPRTSSRLAVLPDTTHVTLMDRMSVIVPMVNDFLDAKP; from the coding sequence TCAACGGGCTCAAGATGTACTACGAAGTCCACGGCAGCGGCGAGCCGGTCGTGCTGCTCCACGGCGCCTTCATGACCGTCACCAACAACTGGGACGGGTGGATCGGCGAGCTCGCAAAGTCGCGAAAGGTCATCGCCGTCGAGATGCAAGGCCACGGTCGGACGGCCGACACCGCGCGGGACATGAGCTATGAGAACTTCGCCGACGACGTCGCCGCGCTGCTCGACCATCTCAAGGTTCCGAAGGCCGACCTGATCGGCTATAGCATGGGCGGGGCCGTGGCGATGGAGTGCGCGATCCGCCATCCGAACAAGGTGCGTAAGGCGGTCGTCGTCTCGTCCACGTTCCGGCCCGACGGCATGGTCGAAGGCGCGTCCAAAGCGATCGCGGGCCTCACCGCCGACGTCTTCAAGGGGACACCTCTGGAGACCGACTATAAGAAGCTGAACCCGAATCCGGACGACTTTCCGAAGTTCGTCCAGCGGCTCGTCGCCATGTTCGCGAAAGGCTACGACCTCGGGGCCGACAAGCTCAAGGCCACCACGGCGCCGATGTTCTTCATTTTCGGCGACGCGGACGGCATACGGTACGAACACGTCGCAGAGATGTTCCGCCTCAAGGGCGGTGGGACGCACGGCGACATGGGCCCGCGCACGTCTTCGCGGCTGGCGGTCCTGCCCGATACCACCCACGTGACCCTGATGGATCGCATGTCCGTCATCGTGCCGATGGTGAACGACTTCCTCGACGCGAAGCCGTAG